A single genomic interval of Coccidioides posadasii str. Silveira chromosome 1, complete sequence harbors:
- a CDS encoding uncharacterized protein (EggNog:ENOG410PFKD~COG:I~TransMembrane:1 (o27-50i)): protein MASPAGDLGPKYDNERHSGCDETLCRVAMLTASFTLMASLDFFLLSAWLIKMPLLDYSPLHETQRIFDLLCGLKDELCLPSDTEAIAKDVVFTSEKDTVYFPIPLKETETSSALKGIEALVAASLANLKYGTRARKIDINLEHATCFLFQAYVSTIDGLGKYDEGSNPYRRMSANLYATKTPGAYYHIHGSLEATKTLGMIGLPPYRPDLKTIDDIAQEIESHVQQFTIEELEQKNKELGQAGVIALKHEDFIATPHGKANVGRPPWSLKNLESTTPPVPLPTDPAGTKPRVLQGIKVIELCRVIAGPVMGRILAEYGAEVLKVTGPNLPDVPFFQIDVNMGKRTTDIDLKSEEGRAKFEELLADADIILDGYRPGTFEKLGYGPEALSRLAVKRGKGYVYVNENCFGYDGEWAYRPGWQQIADCVSGVAWAQGKFMGLNEPVVPPFPISDYGTGAMGAIAALTGLYHRATKGGSWHGRASLMQYDLLLFSVGQYDEKIQDELRSRQEESFFALRHQHSVDQISGTVMKTMQKQHPHLFTQHRETWRSHGFNADVSVITPVAKIEGVEVSFQRASAPNGTYAPAWEFHKNEDVKLSDS, encoded by the exons ATGGCGAGTCCAGCGGGAGATTTGGGGCCGAAGTACGATAACGAAAGACATTCGGGGTGTGACGAAACTCTTTGCCGGGTTGCAATGCTAACGGCTAGTTTCACGCTGATGGCGTCTTTGGACTTCTTCCTTTTG AGTGCTTGGTTGATTAAGATGCCGTTGTTAGATTATTCGCCGCTGCATGAGACGCAGCGCATCTTCGACTTGCTCTGCGGGTTGAAAGATGAACTCTGCTTACCATCAGACACTGAAGCAATCGCTAAAGATGTAGTGTTTACCTCAGAGAAGGACACTGTCTACTTCCCCATTCCGCTCAAAGAAACCGAAACTTCATCCGCACTCAAGGGAATTGAAGCTCTCGTCGCCGCCTCATTGGCGAACTTGAAGTATGGAACCCGTGCTCGCAAAATCGATATCAACTTGGAGCACGCGACGTGCTTCCTCTTCCAAGCATACGTTTCCACCATCGATGGCCTCGGAAAGTACGATGAGGGG TCTAACCCGTACCGCCGGATGTCGGCGAACCTTTATGCGACGAAAACTCCCGGCGCATACTATCACATCCACGGTTCGTTGGAAGCGACGAAGACGCTGGGAATGATCGGATTGCCGCCATATAGACCGGATTTGAAGACAATAGACGATATAGCACAAGAAATCGAGTCTCATGTGCAGCAGTTTACCATCGAGGAGCTGGAACAAAAGAACAAGGAACTCGGACAGGCCGGAGTTATTGCATTAAAACACGAGGACTTCATCGCAACACCACAT GGCAAAGCCAATGTTGGCCGGCCACCGTGGTCGTTGAAAAATTTAGAGAGTACTACTCCACCGGTTCCTCTTCCCACAGACCCTGCTGGCACGAAACCTCGTGTTTTACAGGGTATCAAGGTCATAGAACTCTGCCGTGTCATTGCTGGCCCGGTCATGGGAAGAATTCTTGCAGAATACGGAGCTGAAGTGCTGAAAGTCACGGGTCCCAATCTTCCGGATGTCCCATTTTTCCAAATTGACGTAAACATGGGAAAGCGCACCACAGACATTGACCTCAAGAGCGAGGAAGGGCGGGCAAAGTTTGAAGAGTTGCTGGCTGACGCGGATATTATTCTGGATGGTTACCGACCCGGGACTTTTGAGAAGTTGGGCTATGGGCCAGAAGCTCTTTCACGACTCGCTGTCAAGCGAGGGAAGGGTTACGTATACGTGAACGAGAACTGTTTTGGATACGACGGAGAATGGGCTTATAGACCGGGATGGCAGCAGATTGCGGATTGC GTAAGTGGTGTAGCTTGGGCACAGGGTAAATTTATGGGATTGAATGAGCCCGTTGTTCCGCCGTTTCCCATCTCCGATTATGGTACCGGAGCCATGGGGGCGATTGCTGCATTGACTGGGCTTTACCATCGTGCGACAAAAGGAGGCTCATGGCATGGCCGTGCCTCGCTGATGCAATATGATCTGCTCCTATTCAGCGTTGGCCAATACGACGAGAAAATCCAGGACGAGTTGCGATCCCGGCAAGAGGAGAGTTTCTTTGCCCTGCGCCACCAACACAGCGTCGACCAAATCTCTGGCACAGTTATGAAGACTATGCAAAAGCAGCATCCACACCTGTTTACGCAGCATCGCGAGACCTGGCGCTCGCATGGCTTTAACGCCGACGTGTCAGTCATTACTCCCGTGGCGAAGATTGAGGGCGTTGAGGTCAGTTTCCAAAGGGCCAGTGCACCCAACGGCACGTACGCGCCCGCGTGGGAGTTTCATAAGAATGAGGATGTCAAACTGAGCGATAGCTGA